A window of Chrysoperla carnea chromosome 3, inChrCarn1.1, whole genome shotgun sequence genomic DNA:
gaaagtttattccaatttatacttttttttctaaaataatttaatcttttGATTTTTATAGGTAGCGGATGAAAATGCAGCAAAAAATGTAGAATCAACCGAACAACCAAAAGATGAAGCTGCAGCACCAACGGAAGGTGGTGTCGATACCGTAGAAGCACCTAAAGAAAATTCAGAAGCACCTAAAGAAGTTGAAAAAGTTGAAACTAAACCTGAAGTAGCTGCCACACCCACAGAAGTTACAGAAGTACCGAAAGATGCGCCTGTTGCTGAACCAACACCTGTTGAAGAACCTGCTAAACCTGTAGAAGAACCAAAAGTAGAAGAAAAAGAAAAGGAAGAACCTAAACCTGTAGAAAAACCTGTAGAGGAACCACCTAAAGAGGAACCAAAACCTGTATCTAATGACGAATCAGTAGCTGAACAGGTCACAGCTCCTGCTGTTGAAAAGGTTGATGAGGTGGCTGCTATCCCAGAAAAAGAGGTGCGTAATGAAGAAACGCCCCCTCCTTTACCTGCCTCTCCTCCTCCAACCCCGGTGTCGGTATTAGCGCAATCCACAATGGCAGAAACAGTCCCTAATGATATCCTGGTGAAGGCTACTCttgagaatttaaaaattaccaatGATActgaaaatcaacaattttccgTTGTGCAGGTAGCAGCTACTGACTCAACAAAAGAAATTGTTGAGAATTTGTCATCAGAATCCATTGCTTTAACTAGTAACACTGACCTACAACAAACTAATAGCTCTAATTTAACTGAAGATAAAAATAGCATAGAAAAACCAGACGAGCTAAAGGAGCTTAATGTTGCTtctgaaattaacaaaaactcaCCTGTTTCTGAAACTATTAGTCAATTACAAGCACCGCCAGCTGTTGAATCTGTTCCTTCTCTTCCATCAGAAGTATCAGTTCCTTCAGTTGAATCAGTTCCTTCACTTCAATCACAAAAATCTGCCCCTTCTGTTCAATCACAAGAGTCTTCAGTTATTGAATCTGTTCCTCCTCCACAACCACAAGAATCTCCAGTTCTTGAAAGTATTCCACCTCCTCAATCACCAAAAGAAGAATTAAAAACTGAATCAAATATAAGCGAAAGTATAGAAACAACTGAATCTCCAAAAGAAGTACCTTTACCTGAACCAGAATCACTTCCTGAACCTCTTCCAGAAAGTCCTAAAGAATCACCTGCAACAGAAGCACTTCCAAATCCACCCGAAATTGAACCTGTTTCAGAGGTATCTGATTTACCCACACCACCTAAATCTCCCGTATCAGATTCCATACCAGAACCAGTTCCTGAATTACCTACATCACCTGAAAAAAGTTTAGAATTACCCGCACCTGTCAATGACGCACCAACACCCGAAACAAAATCTCCAGAACCCATATTGGAACCTCCACAACCAGTAGAAGATGAACCAATTCCAAGTCCAATTCCCCCCGTCACGGAATCACTCCCTGAATTAGATAAAAGTATTGAAATTCCTTCAGAAACTCTACCTGACCCTCCATCTCTAACAGAATCGTTATCCACGGATCAATCTGCAGATCTTCCCCCACCACCTCCAGCTGATGACCAAATAGTTacagaaacagaaaaaaataccGCATTAGCGGTGGAATCACCACCACCAGCGGAACAACCACCTTCCTGCAAACTTAACGATCCAGTTCCATCCTCTCCCAAAGAAGTAACAGACTTGAATTCTCACGAATCTGCCCCTGAGCCACTTGCAGAGAAAGTAGAATCACCACAAGAGGAAAGCAGTCTTCCCTCTCCGGCGCCACCCGCCGAGTCGGTGCCGGTCACCTCAGCGCCTCTTCTTGATGAGTCATTGCTCAGCAACAATGTGGCCCCCGAGATTAAACAGGTGAATACACTGTCGTAATGGAAAGTATCTAACCGTATTATGATTAACCTAATCATTGTTTCGACTTCTTTAAAatcttcttttaaatttaaattttaggttttattttatttttttcaatttaaaattatgaaatttgtttttatttaaatttttacactttgttgaaatatcatttttttttgtacaggaTATCCCCATAATTTAGTTAACaggtattattttcttaaaatcttaaACCTAGAGAAAAATAAGCAGAATAcacgttttcaattttaaaatatttagcccaacaaaatagttattaaaaacaatttgtggCAAGCTCTAAATTTACATTCAGTccgtttaaatatttaaaatgttctgTAAAAGTTTCCCATTAATCAGACTGACGCGCGATTAATTGCGGGTTAAAGTTCGCAAAATACTGTTTTTAGCAAATAtagtgaaaattgaatttttgtatggAAGTATTTATTTGTGAGATATAGTGCTTTAATGAATCgcgaaattgataaataaattaactacgGCCATAGCTTCAGTGACCCTCCCAAGAttaaaacaaatcgattgacgttagAATCATCAAAATAGGCCAACGCGTTTGATCTCTAGTGTGTTACAAAAGAACATACATTCATATAAAGACTGATCAATATATTGCCTGCCACTCTTTTGCGTCGCGCAGTCGGTTCGAAATTTCATCAGAACTtggtaaaattatattcataggAGCGTCATAGGAACGGAAATCAACAAACCCTGACTTGTTAAGAAACTAGGATAATTCGAGAAAAGTCAAGCATTTTAATAAcagttttcaaaatgttttaaaatcgaatttttctcACTTTGATGCCATCAGGTTAATTTTGCGGTACTCTGATTGATGAGAAACTTTCAAAGAACATTTTCTACACTAACAGTAAAAGTCATCAAAATTTTCAGcctttcataaattatttcaatctaATTTGTAAGTTCGATTTTCCTGAATCATAATCTGCAGGTCAAATTATAATACTGAACGCCTCATAGAAAATAATTCCCATTCTAACTAAATTTTGGAAATCTAAAAATCACAATGACATTTCATCAATTACAACgtgttcatttgtttttttttttttttttttaatttttattttcttttttaagtaaacttttttaaaataagatcacaaacaataaaatttttatatcagttGTACAATGGTTAACATCAACTAAAACACCTTTTGCATGTATAcatgttttatgtttattacaaataaaatgttttcatgacaaaaataaaatcctaCCGCCGGGTAAGAAAACTCAAacatagtaattttattttaaatttttatttaattttaataactaaaaaaatccattttatgttttgtaactaaaaaataaagtaaccgtaattttaaaaaaataatatttttcctagctttttattaatactaacttaatagtaaatttaatatcaataatttttaatgattgaaaactatttattaataattagaaataaatttaatattattcttttaattattagtCCAGAATGTTAATGGAAAACAAGTAGGTACACACGCCTGAGAAAAGATAGAGGCGCTTGTTTAGGTccatttaattgaaatgaaactttttttataaagggggggtaatattaaaatgtccggagatttctaatttttaaaacaattgtacTAACGAATATAGGCAAGtcgtaattaataaaaaaataacttacctGTTAAAAACAAGAGTGGCTCAATTTCAAGTATTCATAGATTCTGAAAAGagtagataatttaaaatagaaaagtaaagaagtttcatttcaaaaaattatttcatttcattcatttaaatcaaataattcagCCATCATTGCTCATCAATTagaattagtttaaaattgcatacagtttgttttatttttttaatttatttacataaacattcaatttctgataataatatttactttgattctaaaaaattaaaaatcaataaaattgatttctataatgattttaaatattctgcAGGAAAATAATTCTACTACACCAACTGAAGAAATAACGAATGAAACTAAACTAGACGAAAGTCGAGGTGATGTGCCAAAGACCACGCCAGAAAAAACggtaaattttattctattatttattacttccaTAAAGAACACATTGAagtagttgtttttttatttcgttactccaaagaattaaaattaatcatcagAAAGTTGACTGTGAAGTATTATATTACGAACGAACGCGTTACCGTTTGTTATTGTAGTTACATCGTGGACTACAATTGGCGTTTTGAAACAAATCACAAATCCGTTTAGCAAAAAAAGCAAACCagagcaaaataaattaattggagGTCCACTGAAATACAGAAGTAAATAGTCGACGTCTATGGTTAAATATGTTGACAAAAATTGTCATACGAGCACTGCAAGTTACTCGGTTGCAAATGTCATTGCTCGCCATAGTAAAGTTTTCAAGAGGGGGAGATTTTAAAGGAAGCCTGGTTAACATGCGTGCCTTCACTTTCTGATGATTTCGATATTAAAGATAATTCAACACATCAAAGATACTTCTCCATCTAAAAGCACAATAAAAGAAAGAATCTTATATTGCGCGGAAATGTAACAGGTCTGAGGTCAACAAAAAATTGCCATTAATTTCGCCATTTTTATATCGCTATGTTTTGACGAAAACACTGACGTCAATAAATCTGCATCCTTAGCTATTTTTGCTCAATATTGTGCAAGATATGTCATTAAGGAAAAATTAATTCCGAATCTCAATAATTAcgaagtcaaaattatttgacagCACGTCTATTGAATTTCTATAGAATGGCCattgaatttctttaaaaaaaatggcacGTTGATACATAAAAATTGCCACCCCAGTTTTAGAGTTTTTATAATCCAGGTTGTATCTCGCTGTCATTATACACAGACTGTCACTGTAGGAGGCTAAGTTAACATTACAATCTATAGAGATTAACACTGTCAATCCAGTTTATTACTCCTGTTTTCGTCGGGAACGATAAGTATTGACGCCTTGACGGGCGAAGAAATACCAGTATCATGTGTTTATTAAATCTGAatttagcattttttattaaaattcatttttctattttccaGGAAAATGCAATTCCACCATCCACGACCACCACTGCTgaagaataaataaactttcttcgcacacattattatatttgaataatttcaaacaatacctgtatttatattcataaaactgtgtaaaaaaaacgaatcatttttaatagaaaaaaactttttactgtAAACCATTCCttgtgaattttaataatatggcggcgtttctttttttttttttgtttcgttttgttTGACCAAAACCATtagtaaagaaaaaaaccaacTGCCAAATACGAAGctcagaaaatattttgaaaaaaagtccattgcgcaaaattattaaaaaaaaagaaaacttatgaatactcaaataaaaaaaaaacatattttttaatttatctattaatattatatcttatggaaaatattatcgattgattaaaaattgaatttgatataatccttttttttttaaatatggataaaattgttgctcaacattttttgcaacaaaatttataaaacgtaTACAATTTGTAACATAGAGATTTAGATTTtaggttagtttttataaaaaaaaaaatagattgaaaTAATGCTGCAAAATTGTTGCATTTCAACTATTAATTATCTAGGatcaaatattagaaaattttactctCATTTGTTGATACAAAAGGGTTAGAAAACAAGGTAATCGGACTCTGGACTAACATCTCAAACAATCTTTTGGTGAGTTTTAATTTGCTCTTTGATAGAGAGATACTTTTTACTCCCCACGAAATGGCTAATTTaagctattttgttttttttttacatagttCGATTACATAAAGCCATATTTTATTTGAGAGATGAGGGAGGGTATTTTTCTAATATCGGCTCCCAGAtccaattaattatataaataaaaaatatatttcatttcgaagttatggtaatttttatatacatggaaaattttttacaaaaaattttatacaccattgtggttttttaaaaagtatcaaaaattttttactacaaaaagttttttacatcctttttacaaaaaaatacagttaatCATATAATAAGCcatttttatcaagaaaaaaaaagtaataggCAGTTCTGTATAGAGAGTGAGCTTTTATTTCTCTTTATAGCGTACTATTTtagtctttttgtttttaaatcttattCTTCTCACCAATCATCACGTTGAAATTGAATacaagtattaaattttattaaaaaatgtgtacatattcacgaatttttccacaaaaaaattgtttattttccaaaaaaaaaaacttcaatactTGATTCAAATTCaaccttttcaatttttttaaaataaatttttaatgtgaaatttaatttttttttgttaattttttttaattctagtaGAATTAAAATGtgctatgatttttttttaagtttaaaatcacagctttaaattataaaaaattgatgtgtcaaattttgattttcttgtaaaataaaaaaaaaaccagctaATAAAGAGGGATAAAATAAGTCCCTTTTTGAAGCTTTAttagatttataaattattctctCAATCATAGGCTAGAAATTGAATGTAATTCAGTCGATAAATGACTGCGGGTTTTGTTGCATGATAATGATGATTTCGAAATATTTGTcgtataaaaaaagtaacatttattgttaaaaactgcgtaacatatttatatgaatttagtTCTTGAACAAGtagaaaacatttaaataaaaaaaattatttgttgaaagTATAAAGGAGACGAGATGGACAAGttattcaacataaaaaaaataaataaaaacgtttagaaaaatttttattgtgaaagGCATGATGTGTTGGTATGTAAAacgaagtttataaaaaatatgtacagtAGTTTActctttttaattgaaatttaattaaaaaaaaacataattatattaatcaaatctcttatcattaaaatcatttgattcttaactaaaaaaatatatatattatatttcttaattccatttttaaaacaatcatcTTCTCTTCTCCAGAATTAGATTttgcaaacaattattttctagttAAAACGTATTCATTTTTGGTTGTTGCTAATTTCAAGTTTAATGGTTGAGTCAAAGGAAAGTTCTGAGTAAAAGTGAAAGCGTTGTAAGACTTACAAAAGTTTCATCAATCAAATGAACACacaattaaatgtaatattcgTGAAGCTACTCTTGAACCGAAAATAATACAGGAAAAGAGAGaatagattttgttttataaatggaaacaaataaattcttttccaacaacattgtttgaaataaaaaacaattatatttaaatgtacaCAAGATTATTCACAACGAAATCAATGTATTTGgtgttccaaaatttaaaatgatgttaatataattatttagaagtttgACACATTATTacttgaatatatatttatataatcgatatgttatgtatttgttttttatatagcgtttgtttgtttgttttttaatctaatatttttggtgctgttagaaaaaaaagtaatttttttaaaaacataacacATTTTTGTTCAAGTATTGATGGTGGTTGTAATTATCTCAAATCCGTAACatatcgaaaataaatattattcgatttttcaatatataatacaaaatcttactaattcaatataaaattaatttataaatattgtgattACAAATTCGAAGAAGATTGatcaaattgattttgtaaaactcgtaacatttttacattcaaatagCATTGAACagaaaaactaattataattaaataaaatcttatcgatttgattaaaattttttaaatcaaataaattttaataaaatatttgtcaatttttgatctcaagtattttttttttatttgaaaatgtttttacaataataaaaattgattttgtgtttGAATAAGTAGATTCtgtatttacaatttaactgattatataattgtaagtgtgaatgtgtttataaaatatacttagatattcatattattgtatttatttattttcagaccGTCTAAATTTTCACATCCATTAATGATATGAAATTCCGTTCTCAATAAGATTAATTCCTCTTTATATTAACGGTCcctaattgtaaaaaaaaaaagaaaggtaAAAGCGAAGAatggaaaaatggaaaaaaataattttctaaaattaatttataatttaatcaaatcaaTCAAAACACAATTTATTCGAAAGAACTCGCGTCAGTTACAGAAAACTCGTTTGGTTAGAAGTAAATCAAGGACAATAAAGGTCATACGTATGCGACAATAAACGACTTTGACTATCTAGGCCAAAttgatgatgataatgatgGGTTCCATCTTCCATATCATCTAGTGGACGTTGGAGACTACTGGATTCCATAGTTCTCTGTTTATGGAATCTTATTTAAGGGTCTATGTTTCGCACGCATAGAATAATATGCATGTGTGGCCAtgcttataatttaaaaaaacgcacTCGCAACTGTTTGTTATTAAACCCTAAACTttttagtttgtaaaaaaaaagtctttgcCTGGCCAATTCTCGCTTTGATTTCCATTGTTTGGTTGCAATCGCTGTTAAATTTTACGCCAAGATAATTGTACGcgtttacttgttttattggaGTCACACCTTTATGCTTTAGATTTAGgataatttgtttgttatttctTGCAAATACAATCCTTACTGTTTTATTGGATATTGGTTATTAATTGTCCATTCACTTGTATACCCTCCTTAAACTTTTCTAAGGTTTCTCTCTTTGTGCGATCGCTGTATAAGTTATAAAGGGAAATAGAACACAGTCTTGTCGaactattttctttatttctatcCAGCCGCTTTTCCTTATCTTAATTTGACTGTCGCTTTTTGGTTataatataggttttttataatattaatcagCCTTTTGTCAATCcccattttgtataaattttcgatTCAAATTAGATGTCAGCAAAAGATGCCCCGCttcaaattcattaattttagtcTGAACCAGATTTTTATAGATGgtgtattttagatttttggatTATTCGATTAAAATTACGCACCTGATATATGAGAtgagtaaaaacaattttcatagtaaaatttattaggtTACTCGGTAAGGCTAATCTTGATAagtttttgaagttaaaaactTCGTAAGGTcgaaaaaacatcaaataaaatttgtagccaaaattctaacaaaaaattcgaaaaatataacttaaaattagTAATACATATGAACTGAATCAAgtaattttgtttcttattcttaaaataataaattcgagCCGATAATCATTCATTTGGGAAGGAGTAGGATTTCAGAAGTTTCCCTTTAAATCACTGATGTCTATATTAAGGTGATATAGAATCTATAtggtgtaaaataaaataaagtattttgtatTGAAGCATCCCAGCGCCTCAGAATGAGTGGTTGGGAACTAAATAACACCATTCAACGCTTTTATTTTTTAGCTCTAGCCACTCATTGGTGGCGCTAGTATATATTAAAAGTTCAGAAATTCTGAATTTCAATACAATGGATCCTTTATTCAGTTAAGAGATCAGTGCTTTAAATGAAAAGATATTTCAGCCCCGGGTGTTAAAGCGAGAATAAATTCACGTTTACAGTTTGTCTTGCACAAGTTGTGCTagtgatttatttttagtttctggtaaaaatattgtaataaacacAAAACATAGATAGCAAGATATTGCTAAATAACCAAAGGCAGCATAGCGTCCATAATCATCAAACAATGTTTGAAATACTTTAGTTACAATTGCTGAACATATTGGTACAAACAATGCTGTAATCGAAACAGCAATAGCTTTAACATTCGTTTGAAATAATTCGCCAATCAAAATAAAAGGTAAACATCCAAAAccaagaataaacaaaaaattataactagTGATGGTAACAACTGGTACCCAACCATAGTtacttaaatcaattttttccacttccaataaataaaaataaccacTGACTAACGTCAATGCAAATCCACATGTGATTGCGGATAGAATGAATAATGGACGCCGTCCAACTTTATCAACTAACACCGTTGTCAATAATGTTGCAACAATTTTCACTAATGGTAATATAATCGGTACTAAATCGGTTCGTATAAAACTGAAATGAgtttcttgtaaaattttttcggcATACATAACATTTGGTGTTATTCCACTGAGTTCTTGAGTTGCAAATATGGCGCACATTAGTAATAATGTATCACGATTTTTCTTCACTGttagtaataattttagtgCGTCCATCTTACATAATTTGCTTTCAACAAcacttttaatttcaattaattcttcTGTAACTTCTTTTTTGGAACGTAAATATTGGAGTGATTTTTCAGCGTTTGTATCGTCACCATTCATCATGTGATAATATGGTGATTCTGGCATAAATATAAATGTCCCAAATAAAAGTATTGGTATTGTGGATGATATTAATGCTAAATTAGGAAATGATAAAAATGGTCCTAAtgcatattcaaataatatgcCTAGATTTAATGTTATAACTAGAATTGTTCCTAATGCACCACGTATTTCAGCTTCAGCAATTTCACCAATATACATAAACATTGTTGCTTTTCCAATTGTTTCACCAAAACCGCCAATAAATCGTGCTCCATAtaatatttctagaaaaaaaagattagcattttaacaaaattttaaaggacgattagataagaaaatgtttttccgtaaaaatttttcaaaccactctCAAGATTGTTGTTTGGATCGttttgatcaaaagctctcaacgccacaaaattttttaaaaggtagTTTTCGAACTACGTCCGGTCAAACAAATTCAAATCTGTGTTTATTTTCTATGTTCAGCAAAGTTGAAAGGCTacatgcaatttaaaaaaaacttttaaattggaTAGCGGAAACGACCAAAGAGAAATATTATATGACGTAATAACTTTAATTTGCAAGAatacttttaaactttaatttaaaaaatatatttaatttaatttaaaaaatatatttaatttaatttaaaaaatataaagtaaactgatgtttaaatttaaatggtaaaatgttttttctaaactataaattcaaacgccagtAACGTCAACACACACATCAGACTGATATAGCAGAACatgcagaatgataaatggtttgtatCCTATCTtgctttcactatattataacgtaattttccataaaaacaaGTCGAAAAATGTGGATTTAGCGTGATTATCGAAGGTAAATCTGAATATGAAAATTATCGAAGTAAACTATAAGCAAAAATTGTAACTCACCAAGTCTATTAGCCATATAAATTAGAATCCATGACAAAAATACTGGTAACGTACTAAATAAAATCATACGTTTACGTCCAAATATATCAGAAACAAATGCAACTAATATCGTAGCTAAAATATTACCaataaaaccaacaattaaaatCCATGATGATTCATAGCTACTAATACCACCTGGTATTACTGATCTGTCACTTTCTAATTCTGGAATCGATGGTGATACCCATCCAATAAATTGTCCGGTTGTAAATGTTGCCAAGGCTCCTATAATTAGTTGCCAAATATGAAGTTGATGATCATCGTTATCCCGAAAGCCACGTATTAATAGCTTATAGTATTACGTATCCTCTGAGatagagttttatcaaaatgggGCCCTTTGgtcgttatttttaaaaatttggaagaATTTATTCCTATTGCCACTTGAGAGTCTTGATAACAAAAACTGAAACGAAACACTTATCAAACTTGGTCTGCTCATGGACTCTAAGATTGAACAACTAAATTGGTATTTACATACATTTAGGAATAGAGCCCAGATTAGcagatcaatttttattaatatttcgttTCAGTTTTTAGTATCAAGACTACCAAGATCATAATAGGAATATATTGTTACGGATATTTCAAAGTTCCGGGAAGGCCGTATTTGCGATTAGAGGattaagaaaaatagtatacaaccCAGGGCCAGAATGTTGGATATCCTGGTGTATGTGATATCCAACTTTCTGGCCTAGAattgtaatatactatttttgaaattcttggATCTTTGATAGAATTGTTTGTCaagtatgttttataaaaacgtTTGACAAAAATGTTTGATGTAATTGTTTGACAAACGTGTTTGTCAaacatttttgatgaaaatgttcgatggaattatttgaaaaacgtGTTTGACAGTGTATGAAGTATGAACCTATTCTACtgttaaactataaaaataatattattattttcaaattcgaATTCCACTGAttgatgtttctttttttagtaaataacaATTGTTTACCATCTGCTTACCAAAAATAGATGCAAAAATTTGTGGATAATATgaactatttaattttagaaacattttaataatctaGGCacaacaattttacaaaataactgatataaaatatattcttaaatataaactaaaaatctaaaatatgtattttggaactcataaataaatttttgtttacttataattataaacaatggcaaacaaacacaatattaagtaaatatgtatattatttaataatgaatgtcagttaaatatttagtaaagtttaaacttattttaattcgtaaacaaaaaaacagaTCTTTGACGACggtatatttcttaaatttattttaattataattacattcaaTTAAAATCTTACGTATGTAACATATAGAGCTTGTaccgcctaaaaatattgatcgtagaaacaaaattttgatacagatGTTCATAAAACGATCCAAGTGATAAGTACATTTCTCCCAAATGCATATAGCATATAGTTCATCGATAGTGAACTATAATTCATCCATCCGTCTCTCcatcacgataattcaaaaaccgAAAGACACATCGTATTGGAATTTTAACAGCTTGTTACTTAGATATAAAAGAGAATGGGGAAATGAGAACTGCAGTGGCCTCTAAAAACTTTGTCTTTTTACCCGGCCGCGCGACGCAAAGGAGTGATTAcctgtttatcagtctatatatgcatgtatgtgtgttcctatgtggcacaaTAGAGACCAAACcgtgggccgattttgatgaatctaaggcagtaatgaaaattcaatatggcgaccaccaggcgaggtgataaagaaaaatatgaaagtcGACGAACTATGTTAAGTGGGGTATTgttgaatagctattaaattataggcaaatcgattgacgtaagaatcattaaaattgacTCACGCGTTTGACCTCTAGAGCGCCTTAAGGGACCAAACATGCAtacataggctgaaaatgaaagtcttCGAACTATATTAAGTGGGGTGTTGAGTAGGTATTGAAAATTctaactaaaaagtgtaaaataaaaaattaaatttaaaaaaatcaaaaaatccgactgcattaattaaaaagtaaagtaGTAATTTACATAGCGAAGT
This region includes:
- the LOC123296745 gene encoding cell surface glycoprotein 1-like — encoded protein: MGGRQSKRSVDITTTQKKGDEEVATSGVGEGEGRVEKINEDVDQLKVSANGALHTEIDIKDKEKSGSKEAIVENGVSDSEDAKTPEGDKSVSEELISEDKSIEKSTESIDEKASDENTTEGKKGKKDKLKKKWSFKNISSTFSRKDKAKPNKDADKNGDVKEPLPEEVADENAAKNVESTEQPKDEAAAPTEGGVDTVEAPKENSEAPKEVEKVETKPEVAATPTEVTEVPKDAPVAEPTPVEEPAKPVEEPKVEEKEKEEPKPVEKPVEEPPKEEPKPVSNDESVAEQVTAPAVEKVDEVAAIPEKEVAATDSTKEIVENLSSESIALTSNTDLQQTNSSNLTEDKNSIEKPDELKELNVASEINKNSPVSETISQLQAPPAVESVPSLPSEVSVPSVESVPSLQSQKSAPSVQSQESSVIESVPPPQPQESPVLESIPPPQSPKEELKTESNISESIETTESPKEVPLPEPESLPEPLPESPKESPATEALPNPPEIEPVSEVSDLPTPPKSPVSDSIPEPVPELPTSPEKSLELPAPVNDAPTPETKSPEPILEPPQPVEDEPIPSPIPPVTESLPELDKSIEIPSETLPDPPSLTESLSTDQSADLPPPPPADDQIVTETEKNTALAVESPPPAEQPPSCKLNDPVPSSPKEVTDLNSHESAPEPLAEKVESPQEESSLPSPAPPAESVPVTSAPLLDESLLSNNVAPEIKQENNSTTPTEEITNETKLDESRGDVPKTTPEKTENAIPPSTTTTAEE
- the LOC123295090 gene encoding facilitated trehalose transporter Tret1-like, with the translated sequence MFLKLNSSYYPQIFASIFGALATFTTGQFIGWVSPSIPELESDRSVIPGGISSYESSWILIVGFIGNILATILVAFVSDIFGRKRMILFSTLPVFLSWILIYMANRLEILYGARFIGGFGETIGKATMFMYIGEIAEAEIRGALGTILVITLNLGILFEYALGPFLSFPNLALISSTIPILLFGTFIFMPESPYYHMMNGDDTNAEKSLQYLRSKKEVTEELIEIKSVVESKLCKMDALKLLLTVKKNRDTLLLMCAIFATQELSGITPNVMYAEKILQETHFSFIRTDLVPIILPLVKIVATLLTTVLVDKVGRRPLFILSAITCGFALTLVSGYFYLLEVEKIDLSNYGWVPVVTITSYNFLFILGFGCLPFILIGELFQTNVKAIAVSITALFVPICSAIVTKVFQTLFDDYGRYAAFGYLAISCYLCFVFITIFLPETKNKSLAQLVQDKL